Genomic window (Kwoniella botswanensis chromosome 1, complete sequence):
ACTAGCTAGGGAAGCACAAGCGAGTCTAGTGCAGGCTCGGACCGAGATCGCGCTTCAGCATTACTCAGAAAGACAATCAGCAGAAGCGGCTAGAATGATGCAGGAGATCAATCGAGgaagatcaccttctcctgGTATGAGAAGTTATATCGACGAGACGGGGACGGAATATATTATCAGGGACCCAGAATACAAATCGCGATCAGCTCctgcctcttcttctgctgggcagtcgtcatcatcatcgacaggTGCCGTAGGAGCCAGAAGTCGAGGTGTAGGTAGAGGGAATGCCCCTTTACAACGCAGACTCTCACAGGAGGTCAGAGCTGCTCTCATAGAAGGTAGTAATCTTCAGAGCGGTAGTAGTCAAGATGTTCCTaagggtgaagaggaagaaagaggtagaagtagggagaggaaagggaaaggaagggaaatcTCGGAGGCGGGTGAGCAGAGGGATCCCAAGAAGAAGCGGTAAGAGGAGATAGGATGAGTGACTGGGAGTTTTCTTTCGAGTGTATCAGCATTGTTCATGATTCGTATCTTAAACTGCTCAAGTAACTTCTAACGTGTTTCTGTTAGCATCCGTTGTAGTTTCTAGAGACCCTGATCTGTTGTTTGTATTTGAGTTCTTGTTCTGACATTGGTGTTGTTGTATGTATCTACCTGTTTCATGTCACTTGACGAAAAAGCAGATGTAGTGAGCAGCACGGAGACACCGATATATGCGcatacatatcatcatataaTCTATAAAAGCTTGAGCTTCCCCGTAACTGTATTGATAATTCTTGCTGGACCTCTGGAATACAGGAAATATCGATCATGTCAGTGGAATTTCCGTAAGTTTTCACATCGTGTGAACGGGTACTCACGGTCCAATACCGACGATGGTCTTCGACCCAGGAGCCACTTGAGTTCTTCCGCTACAAGTGTGATAAGTTTGTTAGCTGAGATTGTACGACGAGGggatgatggcgatgaaaATATGGCAACTCACGCATCTCTTATCGTCCGAGCACAAAGATTCAAACTTCTAGCTTGAGCTGCTAATATCTCTAGTTCTTCGGTGTTGGCGCAGCGTAATGCTATTTTCGGTTGACTATCGGGGCACAACAGAGGGGTTAGCTTGATGACTTTTCATCGCAGATTTGGGATGTGGTGGGAAATGGAGGACTATATTTACCCTTGGTTCTGCCATGCTCTGAATAACTATGTACACGAAAACAAAATAGCCATCAGCTTCGTTCATCTACTGTAGTGATAAACCATCAGTCTGGAGACTGCCTTGATATCTCCTTGGTGGTAGCTGGTCGCCGCGTTCTTCTTAATGCGAAAACCTCAAACACCCGCATGTTCAGCCAACTCACCCTCGGATTAGCCTCTTTCAACGTCATCGCACAAGCCAATGTCGCATGACCAGCCTGAGCGGCAATCTTCCCTTTGGTCATTTTCAACTCGTCATTCACCACTAGGaccaacttcatctcctctgAACTATTAAATTTGGTTGATGTCAAGTCGGATGATAATGCTGCAGCTGTATCTTCAGCATCGGATTCTGTATCTGTTCCCGAACCGGAGCTCGAGGTGACAGATCTGGTATCATTCTTTGAATTTGAGTTGGTTCTGGATGAGGAGTCGGTAGGAGTGAGTAAAGATGGGCTGGCACGAGTAGATAGGAGGGAATGGGCTTGATAGCCTACTGCGAAGGCTATGATGGATATGACGAGGGGGGAGAGGATTCCTATAAAGAGGGGGATGGGTCAGTTAAAATACTTTCGCTACATGCACTACAACTCGAAGAGACTCACCGTCCATCCTGATTGAGCTCATGATCTCTGCAAAAACAGTGGTCAAGATGTAACAGCAAGGATGGATCAAAAGTACACTTGAACAAGTACAAAATCACATTCTCTTTGGATATCTTTCGAAgaaatcattatcattcgGAAGTGATGACATCATCAgttcttcaacctcaataAACCATCACAAAGGTTGATAGAATCATGGATCTGGATTTTTAGTTGAGCattttcaactttctcttGTCCGATTGATCATTCTCCAATAGTTCGACAGTGTCAAATTACGACCAGGATGtcaaaatcagctaccaCACCCACATATAGCACTGCCGGTACGGTATCTGCCCCAATCGATTTATCAGGGTTGAAAGGCGAACATACGACGTTGGACTTGTCGTCAAGtaaaaaaggaaagaagattgTTAAACCGAATGTTAAAGTGACTTTGACCAGTCTGACGTTGAACAATGTGAGTGGGGATTCATTTCTTCTCAGATAAGTCTACGAATGTATCGGCTCGAGGTACGATTATCCATCGTGAAGTGTGGATGCCTCTTCAAATTCAGATCACTCAGTTCAGGATGAAGGAAGCTGACAATATACTGATGCTCGATCAGTCCGGTACTCTAAGAAGAATCAATAGCGTAGTGATACCTATCGTATACTCTGATAAGTTCTATAAGGAAGTGAGAGATCCTTCATTGGATGACGTGAACAAGTTGAGTGAGTAATCGACCTTTTCGACcttttcctcatccatcacagTCATGCTGATGTCACTGTATGACACAACAGTTTACTATGCAGATATACCTGTCGGAGCGATCTGTTGCAAATTCGATAATCTGGCCAAAGGTTCTAAAGAACCTCCAACACTGGTGATCCTGACACTTGCGTGAGTATGAAACGGGTCTCACGATCTGTCAACCCCTAGTTCTTCAcaaagcttctttgactCGTTACTGATCTTACTTGGAACCGACTCAGCATTCTCGCACCTTATCGATCCCTCAATCTTGGTacttccctcctcctctcctcactCAAAGCTTCCTTACATCCCACCACACCCCCACCGCCCATTCCATCTGATAACAAGACCAACACCCGAGCTTCTCTCACCGTCGCCCCTCCCCGAGTGAAAGTTAACCGAGCGCTGGCGCACGTTCAGGTGGGTAACGAGGATGCTAAGAGGTTTTATGAGAGATTGGGATTCAAGGAAGTTGGCATGTAAGTGGTCTGCCTTTTCGACATCAAGCTTCTTCCGTCATCATACACAATCGATATGGCCCAaactcttcctcctcatctgcCTGCCAAGTGTCATAGATAATATGGAACagagctgatcatccattctttTACTTCGTAGCGAAGAGAACTACTACTCCAAAGTCGAACCTCACGGTGCTATAATAATGGTCTGCGAGGATATAGCGAAAGCTTTGGGTGAGAGTGAACAGCCCAACGGTTCTGCCTAAGGAGTTAAAGCAGGTGCAGTAACAGAGTATGGTGAAATCACGGAAAGGACATGCTTGTCCGGATGACTCATTTGAGAGAGGATATCTCAATTCAGGATTTATTGGATGAGGGGTAAATATAGTCAATAGACGTATATCAGATACCTTGCATATGCATTTACATATCACATGTCTTATCGACATCAATGGACTGACTGACCACATGTAGTAAGCCTACCTCGATCGGCAGATTTACTAGTAGCTGCTGTCTTCTTGAGACCATGTACACCGTTATCACTCCAACTGAGAATGACCGTTCGAGCGTGAGATGTGAGGACAAGTATATGCATACATTATATGAACAAATTGATACCCTTGAGCCTCTATGCGATCATCAGATGCGATAGACCTATCACTGCTGAACTTCCCTTAAAATACTCTCAATCCACCTAAACCACTCAATCCTTCACCGTCAACCTGACCAATATCAACTTCCACCCTCTTCTCAGCTACAGCCCCACCACCGCTCATACCCACACCTCCAAATAACGAAGAGAACAATTCGTCCACCTGTTCTTCGTGCCATCCATTGGAGAGTGGTATGGGAACAACGAAATTCTGTGCTTTCTCATGAACAGTGTATCTGCGAAGGGAAACATCGATATAAGCGATCAAAGGGATTTCCCTGGAAGCaaatgatatggatataAGTAAATCACCTCAATTTTCTACCTTTACTGCCACCTCTTTCAGCCTctctttttttcttcttctcctttctcagaTGAGTCAGATCAGCCGCTGGACCTGATCCCGAGCGGGATTCAATCACTTCTCGA
Coding sequences:
- a CDS encoding peptidyl-tRNA hydrolase, translated to MSSIRMDGILSPLVISIIAFAVGYQAHSLLSTRASPSLLTPTDSSSRTNSNSKNDTRSVTSSSGSGTDTESDAEDTAAALSSDLTSTKFNSSEEMKLVLVVNDELKMTKGKIAAQAGHATLACAMTLKEANPRLFRAWQNQGQPKIALRCANTEELEILAAQARSLNLCARTIRDAGRTQVAPGSKTIVGIGPGPARIINTVTGKLKLL